A single region of the Armatimonadota bacterium genome encodes:
- the ghr gene encoding 3-hydroxyisobutyrate dehydrogenase has translation MRTGVIGLGIMGGAIAERLLVTGHEVVVYNRTREKAQPLLEKGARWADSPAEVARQSEVVISIVTDPAAVEQISFGEQGVLHALSPQSVHCDMSTVSVAWTRHIASAYQQAGKRFVQAPVLGGRKQILEGTLLVFGGGAEQDVQCCEPVWRAFSDKIWRFPTAEQATTTKLACNMLIAHMMVGLGQSLLFAAKGGVSPATLIDILSQSNLGAPMYSTKGKALLERNFQANFFVRHLLKDLSLAEDAARETNTMLPLNALTRELFVAAMQQGYADEDYSAVVKVMESLVGTQLGEGTPSP, from the coding sequence TTGCGAACGGGAGTCATCGGTCTGGGCATCATGGGTGGGGCGATTGCCGAACGGTTGCTCGTCACCGGGCATGAGGTGGTGGTGTATAACCGCACTCGCGAGAAGGCGCAACCCCTTCTGGAAAAGGGCGCGCGCTGGGCGGATTCGCCCGCCGAAGTGGCTCGCCAGAGCGAGGTGGTCATCTCTATCGTCACCGATCCCGCGGCAGTGGAGCAGATTTCCTTTGGCGAGCAGGGCGTCCTGCACGCGCTCTCTCCTCAAAGCGTGCATTGCGATATGAGCACGGTATCGGTGGCGTGGACTCGCCATATCGCCAGTGCTTATCAACAGGCGGGCAAGCGGTTCGTGCAGGCGCCGGTGCTGGGCGGTAGAAAGCAGATTTTAGAGGGCACCCTGCTGGTGTTCGGCGGGGGCGCCGAGCAGGACGTCCAGTGCTGCGAGCCCGTATGGCGAGCCTTCTCGGATAAAATCTGGCGCTTCCCCACCGCCGAGCAAGCCACTACCACCAAGCTGGCGTGCAATATGCTCATCGCGCACATGATGGTGGGGCTCGGGCAATCTCTGCTCTTCGCAGCGAAAGGGGGCGTCTCGCCCGCCACCCTGATAGACATCCTGTCCCAATCCAACCTGGGCGCACCGATGTACTCCACCAAGGGCAAAGCGTTGCTGGAGCGGAACTTTCAGGCGAATTTCTTCGTGCGCCACCTGCTCAAAGACCTCTCGCTGGCGGAGGATGCCGCCCGTGAGACGAACACCATGTTGCCGTTGAACGCCCTCACGCGCGAGCTGTTCGTCGCCGCGATGCAACAGGGCTACGCCGATGAGGACTACTCGGCAGTGGTCAAAGTGATGGAGTCGCTGGTGGGGACTCAGCTGGGTGAAGGCACTCCGTCGCCCTGA
- the suhB gene encoding inositol monophosphatase produces the protein MLIEEVQNLVVEAGRLARRRAEDFILETKSDDSFVTNADREVESYLREHLARLLPEAGFFGEEEGFTNRHARLLWTIDPIDGTSNFVFGIPLWGVSVALVEEGSLRLGVIFLPVLDELYWAEAGQGAYLNGKRIEAVDSEEFTSEDVICYASDAVTAELLSIMPGRPRCFGSAVVKLAWTAAGRVRGAISLGKLYDLAAGLLLCREAGCQTRYLSGAEWHLQHLLEGRALREPILTAPPQTMQAIFRLLHKTSSEE, from the coding sequence ATGCTTATAGAGGAAGTTCAAAACCTGGTGGTGGAGGCAGGTCGTCTAGCACGACGACGGGCAGAGGACTTCATCCTGGAGACCAAGAGCGATGACTCTTTCGTGACCAACGCGGACCGAGAGGTAGAGAGTTACCTGCGGGAACATCTGGCTCGTCTCTTGCCCGAAGCGGGGTTTTTCGGCGAGGAAGAGGGCTTTACTAACCGTCATGCTCGCCTTCTGTGGACGATTGACCCCATTGACGGTACCAGCAACTTCGTGTTCGGTATTCCGCTGTGGGGTGTATCGGTCGCGCTGGTGGAAGAGGGAAGCCTTCGCCTGGGCGTGATCTTTCTGCCTGTACTGGATGAGCTTTACTGGGCAGAGGCAGGTCAGGGAGCATATCTCAACGGGAAGCGCATCGAGGCGGTGGATAGCGAAGAGTTTACCTCTGAGGACGTCATCTGCTACGCTAGCGATGCAGTCACCGCTGAACTGCTCAGTATCATGCCTGGCAGACCGCGCTGTTTCGGCAGTGCGGTGGTCAAGCTGGCATGGACAGCCGCTGGGCGGGTGCGGGGAGCCATTTCGCTGGGCAAGCTGTACGACCTGGCAGCGGGATTGCTCCTCTGCCGCGAAGCGGGTTGTCAGACACGCTATCTGTCGGGGGCGGAATGGCACCTGCAGCATCTGCTGGAAGGGAGAGCGTTGCGCGAGCCGATTCTGACCGCGCCACCACAAACGATGCAAGCGATTTTTCGCCTGCTCCACAAGACTTCATCAGAGGAATAG
- the hslV gene encoding ATP-dependent protease subunit HslV, whose translation MTWHHTTVVAVRRNGEVAVAADGQVTYDQTVLKHTARKIRRMYHDRVLAGFAGAVADAQALADRFEAKLEATNGNLRRAAVEFAKEWRTDRILRRLEAMMVVANREELLLISGDGNVIEPDDDVLAIGSGGAYAAAAARALMRHTSLSAKQIALEAMRIAAELCIYTNDKVQCESIE comes from the coding sequence ATGACCTGGCATCATACCACCGTTGTTGCCGTTCGACGCAATGGGGAAGTAGCCGTTGCCGCCGACGGGCAGGTGACTTACGACCAGACCGTGTTGAAACATACCGCGCGTAAAATCCGTCGCATGTATCACGACCGCGTGCTGGCAGGGTTCGCTGGAGCCGTTGCTGATGCGCAGGCGCTAGCAGACCGTTTCGAAGCCAAACTGGAAGCCACGAACGGCAATCTGCGCCGAGCAGCGGTAGAGTTTGCCAAAGAGTGGCGCACCGATCGAATCCTGCGCCGGCTGGAGGCGATGATGGTTGTGGCGAACCGTGAGGAGCTCCTGCTCATTTCCGGCGATGGCAACGTGATTGAACCGGATGACGACGTGCTGGCTATCGGTAGCGGGGGAGCGTATGCTGCCGCTGCAGCACGTGCACTGATGAGGCATACTTCGCTCTCCGCCAAGCAAATCGCGCTGGAAGCCATGCGTATTGCGGCGGAGCTGTGCATCTACACCAACGATAAAGTACAGTGCGAGAGCATCGAGTGA
- a CDS encoding alpha-1,4 glucan phosphorylase, translated as MACDELVQTFGSTSEVLQSLCWHVRYSLGKAGEGLSKHELFTAVALAVRNRIIDLMIETERRYQQKDVKRLYYLSLEYLIGRSLTNNLMNLGLYGLFREALLQQGIDLDEIEETESDAALGNGGLGRLAACFLDSLATLGMPGYGYGINYEYGIFKQEIHHGYQHEKPDKWLKGMSPWLIERYDDRFFIPIYGRIEHTVDSNGHYQPRWVDWKLLVGVPYDMPIVGYGGKTVNVLRLFSARSYHEFDMQIFNSGDYISAVEQKIASETISKVLYPSDSVAAGKELRLTQEYFLVACALRDIVRRYTQQHDTFDQFARKAAIQLNDTHPALAIAELMRILVDENHLPWEHAWQITEQTFGYTNHTLMPEALEKWPVDLMERLLPRHLQIIYEINRRFLEHVMWLYPGDTEKLRRLSIIEEGEQKQVRMAHLAIIGSHSVNGVSELHSRLITTSLVPDFYDLFPHKFNSKTNGVTPRRWLKLANPRLSQLLDETIGRAWVTDLNRLRALEPYAHDPAFQQQFRQVKQLNKLRLTHLIRETIGASVPPDSLFDVQVKRIHEYKRQLLKVLHIIHLYLRIVEEQQYPTVPYTFIFAGKAAPGYWAAKNIIKLIHNVASVVNHDHRARDYLRVVFLPDYRVSLAEVIIPAADLSEQISTAGMEASGTSCMKFAMNGALTIGTLDGANIEILEEVGAENIYIFGHTAEQIREMRREGSYDPRAVYETNPLIRRVMDTFRTDLFCPHEPGLFRWIFDNLVYHGDYYFHLADLPSYLETHERAAQEYCQPEVWTRKAIWNVARIGKFSSDRTVQEYAKDIWGIRSVRRK; from the coding sequence ATGGCATGTGATGAACTGGTGCAAACTTTTGGGAGCACCTCGGAGGTTTTGCAATCGCTCTGCTGGCATGTGCGCTACTCGCTGGGTAAAGCGGGCGAAGGGCTGAGCAAGCATGAGCTTTTTACCGCCGTAGCGCTGGCAGTGCGCAATCGTATCATCGACCTGATGATTGAAACCGAAAGACGGTATCAACAGAAGGATGTGAAACGACTATACTACCTGTCGCTGGAATATCTTATCGGGCGTTCGCTCACCAACAACCTGATGAATCTGGGACTGTACGGGCTCTTCCGCGAAGCGCTATTACAGCAGGGTATCGACCTCGACGAGATTGAGGAGACAGAGAGCGATGCCGCACTGGGCAACGGTGGGCTGGGCAGGCTTGCCGCTTGCTTCCTCGATTCGCTGGCGACGCTGGGGATGCCCGGCTACGGCTACGGCATTAACTACGAGTACGGTATCTTCAAGCAGGAAATCCACCACGGTTACCAGCACGAGAAGCCCGACAAGTGGTTGAAGGGGATGTCGCCATGGCTCATTGAGCGCTACGACGACCGATTTTTCATCCCTATCTATGGGCGCATCGAGCACACCGTAGACAGCAACGGTCACTACCAGCCTCGCTGGGTGGACTGGAAGCTGCTCGTGGGCGTACCCTACGATATGCCCATCGTGGGATACGGTGGCAAGACGGTCAATGTGCTGCGCCTCTTCTCGGCACGCTCCTACCATGAGTTCGATATGCAGATATTCAACAGCGGCGACTATATCAGCGCGGTGGAGCAGAAAATCGCCTCCGAGACTATCTCCAAGGTGCTCTATCCCTCCGACTCGGTGGCGGCGGGCAAGGAGCTGCGATTAACGCAGGAATACTTCCTGGTGGCGTGCGCTCTACGCGACATCGTACGCCGTTATACACAGCAACACGACACCTTCGACCAGTTTGCTCGCAAGGCGGCTATCCAGCTCAACGATACACATCCCGCCTTAGCCATTGCCGAGCTGATGCGCATTCTGGTCGACGAGAACCATCTGCCCTGGGAACACGCCTGGCAAATTACCGAACAGACCTTTGGCTATACCAACCATACGCTGATGCCGGAAGCACTGGAGAAGTGGCCCGTAGACCTGATGGAGCGATTGCTTCCCCGTCATCTGCAGATTATCTATGAAATCAACCGCCGTTTTCTGGAACATGTGATGTGGCTCTACCCCGGTGATACCGAAAAGCTACGTCGCTTATCCATTATCGAAGAGGGCGAGCAGAAACAGGTACGCATGGCGCATCTCGCCATCATCGGCAGTCACTCGGTCAACGGCGTGTCGGAGTTACACAGCAGGTTGATTACCACTTCGCTGGTGCCTGACTTTTATGACCTGTTTCCGCACAAGTTCAACAGCAAGACCAACGGTGTCACCCCGCGCCGCTGGCTGAAACTGGCAAACCCACGGTTGAGTCAGCTCCTCGATGAGACGATTGGCAGGGCATGGGTCACCGACCTGAATCGGCTGCGCGCTCTCGAGCCGTATGCCCACGACCCAGCGTTCCAACAGCAGTTCCGCCAGGTGAAGCAGCTCAACAAACTACGACTGACCCACCTGATCCGTGAAACCATCGGAGCCTCTGTGCCGCCCGATAGCCTGTTCGACGTGCAGGTGAAGCGCATTCATGAGTACAAACGCCAGCTGCTCAAAGTGCTGCATATTATCCATCTCTACCTGCGCATTGTGGAGGAGCAACAATATCCTACCGTGCCTTATACCTTTATCTTCGCGGGCAAAGCCGCTCCCGGTTACTGGGCGGCGAAAAACATTATTAAACTCATCCACAACGTGGCGTCGGTGGTGAACCACGATCACCGTGCAAGGGACTACCTGCGTGTGGTGTTCCTGCCCGATTACCGCGTGTCGCTGGCAGAGGTGATTATCCCCGCCGCCGACCTGAGTGAGCAAATCTCCACCGCGGGCATGGAGGCTTCGGGAACCAGCTGCATGAAGTTCGCTATGAACGGTGCGCTCACTATCGGCACACTGGACGGTGCCAACATTGAAATCCTCGAGGAGGTAGGTGCAGAGAACATCTATATCTTCGGGCACACCGCCGAGCAAATCCGTGAGATGCGTCGGGAGGGCAGCTACGATCCACGTGCGGTCTACGAAACGAATCCCCTCATCCGGCGCGTGATGGATACTTTCCGCACCGATCTGTTCTGCCCGCATGAGCCGGGGCTGTTCCGCTGGATTTTCGACAACCTGGTGTATCACGGCGATTACTACTTCCACCTTGCTGACCTGCCATCGTACCTGGAGACGCATGAACGAGCGGCTCAAGAGTACTGCCAGCCGGAAGTGTGGACTCGAAAGGCGATTTGGAACGTCGCTCGCATCGGCAAGTTCTCCAGCGACCGCACCGTGCAGGAGTATGCCAAAGACATTTGGGGCATTCGGTCGGTAAGACGGAAGTAA
- the hslU gene encoding ATP-dependent protease ATPase subunit HslU, whose translation MEEDLTPQRIVEELDKYIIGQQKAKRAVAIALRNRYRRKRLPEDLREEVIPKNILMIGPTGVGKTEIARRIAQLVKAPFLKVEATKFTEVGYVGRDVDSMIRDLVQTAVRMVESEKIEEVRPRAEEIAIERIVDRLMPRRTRRGFQPGTPFERLFRALYEEEGKEEEEEDTSLAARERRERERRMREKLMERVRSGAMDDEKIEIEVEQSGPPMPFVQVFGPQGMEEMGLDLPDMLRGMMGGRRRTAQVTIREAKQILTQEAARELIDREQVVSEAIRRAEESGIIFIDELDKIAGREQGYGPDVSREGVQRDLLPIIEGSTVMTKFGAVRTNHILFIAAGAFHVSKPSDLIPELQGRLPIRVELDSLTEHDFVRILTEPQNALVKQYKALLATEGVDLEFTDDAIREIASIAAQVNTSSENIGARRLHTVMERVLEDISFRASELAGQKVSITAEYVRERLADVLRSEDLSRYIL comes from the coding sequence ATGGAAGAAGATTTGACACCTCAGCGCATTGTGGAGGAGCTGGATAAATACATCATCGGGCAACAGAAGGCGAAGCGCGCGGTGGCTATCGCCCTGCGCAACCGCTACCGCCGTAAACGCTTGCCGGAAGACCTGCGTGAAGAGGTTATCCCTAAAAACATCCTGATGATTGGTCCCACCGGCGTGGGGAAGACCGAGATCGCCCGGCGCATCGCCCAGCTGGTCAAGGCGCCGTTCCTGAAAGTGGAAGCCACCAAATTTACTGAGGTGGGATATGTGGGGCGCGATGTGGACTCGATGATTCGCGACCTGGTGCAGACGGCGGTGCGCATGGTGGAGAGCGAGAAGATAGAGGAAGTGCGTCCGCGTGCAGAGGAAATAGCCATCGAGCGCATCGTGGACAGGCTCATGCCACGTCGAACGCGGCGGGGTTTCCAGCCAGGCACGCCTTTTGAACGTCTGTTCCGTGCGCTGTACGAGGAAGAGGGCAAAGAGGAAGAAGAGGAAGATACGTCGCTGGCAGCCAGGGAGCGCCGCGAACGGGAACGTCGGATGCGCGAGAAGCTGATGGAGCGGGTGCGCAGCGGCGCCATGGACGATGAGAAGATAGAGATAGAGGTAGAGCAGTCTGGTCCGCCCATGCCGTTCGTGCAGGTGTTCGGACCGCAGGGCATGGAAGAGATGGGACTGGACCTGCCCGATATGCTACGAGGCATGATGGGTGGACGCAGGCGCACCGCACAGGTAACCATTCGTGAGGCGAAACAGATACTCACGCAGGAAGCTGCCCGCGAGCTGATTGACCGAGAGCAGGTGGTGAGCGAAGCCATCCGTCGGGCGGAGGAGAGCGGGATCATCTTCATTGACGAGCTGGACAAAATCGCCGGGCGCGAGCAGGGTTACGGTCCCGACGTATCGCGTGAGGGTGTGCAGCGCGACCTGTTGCCTATCATCGAAGGCTCTACGGTGATGACCAAGTTCGGCGCGGTACGCACGAACCACATTCTGTTTATCGCGGCGGGCGCTTTCCATGTCTCCAAACCCAGCGACCTCATCCCCGAGCTGCAGGGGCGTTTGCCCATTCGCGTGGAACTGGACAGCCTGACCGAACACGATTTTGTGCGCATTCTGACCGAGCCGCAGAACGCACTGGTGAAACAGTACAAAGCCTTGCTGGCAACGGAAGGTGTGGACCTGGAGTTCACCGACGATGCTATCCGCGAAATCGCCTCTATCGCGGCGCAAGTCAATACCAGCAGTGAGAACATCGGCGCACGCCGATTGCACACCGTGATGGAGCGAGTGCTGGAAGACATCTCCTTCCGTGCCAGCGAGCTGGCGGGGCAGAAGGTGAGCATCACGGCGGAGTATGTGCGCGAGAGGCTGGCAGATGTGCTGCGCAGCGAGGATTTGAGCAGATATATTCTCTAA
- a CDS encoding NADH-dependent dehydrogenase: MSDRIPVAFVGAGSHANYAHYPSLSEMEDVHIVAVCDLHPERAASTAQRWNIAHTYTDYRQMLEETQPQAVYIILPPHQMFDIVVDCLNRKLHVFIEKPPGITLEQTRNLARLAEKNGCLTMVGFQRRFVPVVVQARRKVEERGAITQCLARFVKSGGTDDYYGGAVDILTCDAIHAVDNLRWMGGEVKKIVSKVDRFHAPVDNAFNALVEFESGAVGILLTNWVTGRRIYSVEMHAFNISAYAEPDDRALIYRDGSLEPEVILNTEAAGSHAPHRYLGFYDENRHFIECVKSGQQPQTCFADAVKTMELVERIRHERL, translated from the coding sequence ATGAGCGATAGAATCCCTGTAGCCTTTGTGGGTGCGGGGTCACATGCCAACTATGCACACTACCCCTCCCTCAGCGAGATGGAAGATGTGCACATTGTTGCGGTCTGTGACCTCCACCCGGAGCGCGCTGCCTCCACCGCGCAAAGATGGAACATTGCGCACACCTACACCGATTACCGTCAGATGCTGGAGGAGACACAGCCGCAGGCGGTGTATATCATCCTGCCTCCGCACCAGATGTTTGATATCGTGGTGGACTGCCTGAACCGCAAACTGCACGTGTTTATCGAGAAACCGCCCGGAATCACGCTGGAGCAAACGCGCAACCTTGCCCGCCTTGCGGAAAAGAACGGCTGCCTGACGATGGTGGGCTTCCAGCGGCGTTTCGTACCGGTAGTGGTGCAGGCGAGGCGCAAGGTGGAGGAGCGAGGTGCCATCACGCAGTGTCTGGCACGGTTCGTGAAGAGTGGAGGCACTGACGACTACTATGGCGGAGCGGTGGACATCCTCACCTGTGACGCCATCCACGCCGTAGATAATCTCCGCTGGATGGGTGGCGAGGTCAAGAAGATAGTGAGCAAGGTAGACCGCTTCCATGCGCCGGTAGACAACGCCTTCAACGCGCTGGTGGAGTTTGAAAGCGGTGCGGTGGGAATCCTGCTCACCAACTGGGTGACAGGAAGGCGCATCTACTCGGTAGAAATGCACGCCTTCAATATCTCTGCCTACGCCGAACCCGACGACCGTGCCCTGATCTACCGCGACGGCTCACTGGAACCAGAGGTCATCCTGAACACGGAAGCGGCGGGCAGCCACGCGCCGCATCGCTACCTCGGCTTTTACGATGAGAACCGCCATTTCATCGAATGCGTAAAGAGTGGGCAACAGCCGCAAACGTGTTTCGCCGATGCGGTGAAGACAATGGAGCTGGTGGAGAGGATCCGACATGAACGCCTTTGA
- the ldh gene encoding lactate dehydrogenase yields MKVSVIGGGGRVGSNTLYALQMGGIAKELVVIDVAREMAEGEALDLRHGAALSAPQRIYAGDTEAASGSDIVIITAGLRRKPDESRLELINRNVSLFRSILQELKQVPLPDHAILLVVSNPVDILTYLAVKEFTLPPQQVIGLGTMLDTTRFRSLLAEYFGVASTDVKALILGEHGDSMVPIWSTATANGVPLQSLPGYDVAKMQEIFEFTKRSGAEVIRLKGGAGYAVGLAIREVVHAIMLDTKQILPVSTFQTGLYGIEDVCLSVPTVIGRKGVEKLIEMNLAQDELQALRHSAQVLRETQKQVIG; encoded by the coding sequence ATGAAAGTCAGCGTGATTGGTGGAGGCGGGCGAGTCGGCTCCAACACCCTCTACGCTCTACAGATGGGAGGCATCGCGAAGGAGCTGGTTGTTATCGACGTCGCTCGTGAGATGGCAGAAGGTGAAGCACTGGACCTGCGACACGGTGCCGCACTATCGGCTCCACAAAGGATTTACGCAGGAGACACCGAAGCCGCCAGCGGCTCCGACATCGTGATCATCACTGCAGGGTTGCGTCGCAAGCCGGACGAGAGCCGTCTGGAACTGATTAATCGTAACGTGTCTTTGTTCCGCAGCATCCTGCAGGAGTTGAAACAGGTCCCCTTGCCCGACCATGCGATACTTCTGGTGGTCTCGAACCCGGTAGATATCCTGACCTACCTGGCGGTGAAAGAGTTTACACTGCCGCCGCAGCAAGTCATCGGATTGGGCACCATGTTGGACACCACACGCTTCCGCTCGCTGTTAGCCGAGTACTTTGGGGTAGCGTCCACCGACGTGAAAGCATTAATCCTGGGCGAGCATGGCGACAGTATGGTACCGATATGGTCTACTGCTACCGCCAACGGTGTGCCGCTGCAAAGTCTTCCCGGATATGATGTTGCCAAGATGCAGGAAATCTTTGAGTTCACCAAAAGGAGCGGCGCAGAAGTGATCCGGCTCAAGGGGGGTGCGGGTTACGCCGTCGGTCTGGCAATCCGCGAAGTGGTGCACGCTATCATGCTGGATACCAAACAGATACTGCCTGTGTCCACCTTCCAGACGGGGCTGTATGGTATCGAGGATGTGTGTCTGAGTGTGCCGACCGTTATCGGGCGCAAGGGGGTCGAAAAGCTGATAGAAATGAATCTCGCACAAGACGAACTGCAGGCGTTGCGCCACTCCGCACAGGTGCTCCGGGAGACGCAGAAGCAGGTAATAGGATGA